CGTCCAGCGCGAGGCGCCCAGCGAGGCGGCAGCTTCTTCCAGCGCGGGGTCCATCTGCCGGAAGCTGGCGAGCGCGGCGCGCGTGACCAGCGGAATGTTGCGGATGAAATACGCCAGCGGCAGGATGGCGAAGGTGCCCACCAGCACGAAGCGGCCGGCCAGCGGCTGGTGCACGTTGAAGGTGAACACCAGCGCGATGGCCAGCACCGTGCCCGGAAGCGCCCACGGCAGCGCCACCAGCGCCGACACCAGCCCGCGCCCGCGCAGCTTTTTCCGCGACATCAGCCAGGCCGCGCCGTAGGCGAAGATGACGTTGGCGATGGTAGCCACCGTCGCCATGCGCAGCGAGTTGAGGATGGGCACCAGCCGCTGCGAATCGCCGAACAGCCGCGTGTAGTTCTCGGCCGAGTACGAGGGCGGGAGCGTCTGCGTGGTCCACGTGCCCTCCGGGACGAACGAGATCAACAGCACCGTGGCATGGGGGAGCAGAAGGAAGCCCACCAGCGCCGTCGCCGCGAGGGAGAGCATCCGCCCCCGCCCGCCCGCCGCCGGCGGCGCCGCAGACAGCCCCTTGCCGGCACCGGTGTACTCGCGGCTGCTCTCGTAGCGCTGAAGCAGCACCAGGAACAGCATTGATGCGGCGGCCAGCACCACGGCCTCCACCGCCACCAGCCCGTCCTCGCCGTTCAGCTTGCTGTTGAACAATTGCGTGGTGAGCACTCGAAAGCCGCCCCCGAACACGTACGGCGCGCTGAACGACGCCATCGACGTCATGAACACCAGCAGCGCGGCGCCGCCCAGCGCGGGAGCCAGCATCGGCAGGGTGACGCGGCGCATGGTGGTCCACCACCCGGCGCCCAGGGCCGCGGCGGCCTCGGCGTAGCCGGAATCCAGCCGCGACAGCCCTGCGGAGGTGAACAGGTAGAAGTAGACGTACATCGTGTACGCGTGCACCAGCAGGACCGCCCACGCGCCGCTCATCCGCCACGGAGCCTGGTCCATTCCGAACAGCGCCTGCACCCCGCGGGTCAGGAACCCGCTTTCGCCGTAGAGGAAAAGGAAGGAGATGGTTCCCACCAGCGGGGGAAGCAGCACGGGCATGGCCGCCAGCGCGCCCAGCACCCGCCGGCCGGGAAAGTCGCGCCGGGCGAAGAGAAAGGCCAGCGGAACCCCGATCAGCGCGGAAAGGACCACGCTGGCCAGGGAGATCCACACGCTGTTCCACAGCGCCTCGCGCTCCGAGCGGCTGCCCAGGAAGCGCGCGTAGTGCTCGGTGGTGAAGCGCCCGCCGTCGAGCACGCTGTCGGCCAGCACGAACAGGTTGGGGTACAGCACCAGCCACAGCAGCACGAAGGCCACCGCCGCCATCAGCGCCAGGGTGCCGCGCGAGGTGCGCTGTATATGGTTGCGTTCGCTCATCCGGCTATCGAGAAGGCTTTCACGCGGAGCCGCGGAAGAAAAAGCGAGAGCCGCGGAGGAGTCGGAAGAGTTCCGCAGTTCTCCGCGACCTCCGCGCCTCCGCGTGAGACGAGGTTTTCCTAGGTCGTCGCGCGCGGCAGGGTGAGCGTAAAGGTGCTTCCCCGCCCGGGTGCGCTCTCGGCCGTCAGGTCGCCGCGCATGCCCACCGCCAGGTCGCGGCTGATGGCCAGCCCCAGCCCCGTTCCCTCGGCGGTGCGCGTAAGGTCCGAGCGCAGCTGCACGAACGGCTCGAAGATGGCGTCGAGCTTGTCCGGCGGAATGCCCATTCCCGTGTCGGCGACCACGAACACGGCGTTGGGGCCCACCGAGTCGCAGCGCAGCGTCACCGTTCCGCCGGCATCCGTGAACTTTACGGCGTTGGAAAGCAGGTTCGCCAGGATCTGGCGCAGCTTCTCTTCGTCGGCGCACACGACGAAGTCGTCCTCACACGTCTCCACCTCCAGCGCCAGCCCCTTGGCCTGCGCCTGCGGCGCCACCAGGGCCTCGGCGGAGGCGAGGGCGGAGCTCACGGTCACCTCGCCGATCTGGTAGTGGACGGTGCCCGTCTCGAGCTTGGCGTAGTTCAGCACCTCGTTGATCAGCCCCAGCAGGTGCCGCTGGCTGGCCTGGATGCGCGCCAGATCGTCGCGCTGCTGCTCGCTGACGGGCCCGCGGATGCCCATCTCGATGAGGTCGGCGTACCCGCCGATGGCGTTCAGGGGGGTGCGCAGCTCGTGGCTCATGGTGGCCAGGAACTGGCTCTTGGCGCGGTTGGCCTCTTCGGCCGCGCCGGTGCGCTCCTCCAGCTGCTCGGTCGTGGCCTGCAGCTCGCGGGTGCGCCGCTCCAGCGCCTCGGACTGGGCCTGCATCTCGGCCGCCCGCTGCTCCAGCCGCTGTGCAAGGG
This genomic stretch from Longimicrobium sp. harbors:
- a CDS encoding iron ABC transporter permease — translated: MSERNHIQRTSRGTLALMAAVAFVLLWLVLYPNLFVLADSVLDGGRFTTEHYARFLGSRSEREALWNSVWISLASVVLSALIGVPLAFLFARRDFPGRRVLGALAAMPVLLPPLVGTISFLFLYGESGFLTRGVQALFGMDQAPWRMSGAWAVLLVHAYTMYVYFYLFTSAGLSRLDSGYAEAAAALGAGWWTTMRRVTLPMLAPALGGAALLVFMTSMASFSAPYVFGGGFRVLTTQLFNSKLNGEDGLVAVEAVVLAAASMLFLVLLQRYESSREYTGAGKGLSAAPPAAGGRGRMLSLAATALVGFLLLPHATVLLISFVPEGTWTTQTLPPSYSAENYTRLFGDSQRLVPILNSLRMATVATIANVIFAYGAAWLMSRKKLRGRGLVSALVALPWALPGTVLAIALVFTFNVHQPLAGRFVLVGTFAILPLAYFIRNIPLVTRAALASFRQMDPALEEAAASLGASRWTTARRVVLPLVLPGLAAGALLAFVTALGEFVASILLYTHRTRPISVEMLSSLRGFDFGGAAAYGVILIVLVGVVFAFGHKNVAGG
- a CDS encoding hybrid sensor histidine kinase/response regulator, with translation MNGAPVADPARATPEATRPPEGRGSRILLLLDQPENRSLLACELSRDYAVVPAEDDEALDGDFDLCVLDGRALDRLWERVQRRKTAEHPAFLPVLLVTSRPGVKMITRHVWRSVDELIVAPIERPELRARVEILLRARRLSLELRRRAEEARALAQRLEQRAAEMQAQSEALERRTRELQATTEQLEERTGAAEEANRAKSQFLATMSHELRTPLNAIGGYADLIEMGIRGPVSEQQRDDLARIQASQRHLLGLINEVLNYAKLETGTVHYQIGEVTVSSALASAEALVAPQAQAKGLALEVETCEDDFVVCADEEKLRQILANLLSNAVKFTDAGGTVTLRCDSVGPNAVFVVADTGMGIPPDKLDAIFEPFVQLRSDLTRTAEGTGLGLAISRDLAVGMRGDLTAESAPGRGSTFTLTLPRATT